From Mycobacterium lacus, one genomic window encodes:
- a CDS encoding HNH endonuclease signature motif containing protein yields the protein MFEGVLDPEVVARFDEHVERRHPSTTAESAGLVERICAAARAENRAAAAQLVAVGELFASRLSRCSETEDWAIDTMEAVAAEVGAALRISQARAAGRLRYARAMRERLPKTAAVFVAGEIDFRAFSTIVFRTDLIVDPEVLAAVDELVALNVTRWPSMTSARLSGAVDRIVARVDTDAVRRRKEYQADRQISIGQDQDGLSRIDGSLYSVDAHALDKRLTALAATVCAHDPRTREQRRADALGALAAGADRLGCGCGLTDCPAATRPGAAPVVIHVIAEPATINGTGSAPASEMNADGLITPELIAELATSAKLVALIHPGDAPPEPGYVPSKALADFVRCRDLTCRWPGCDRPAVDCDVDHSIPYAAGGPTHAANLNCKCRTHHLVKTFWGWRERQLRDGTLIFTSPSGHTYVTTPGSALLFPSLCRAVGGMPAPEADPPLDYCAHRTAMMPKRRRTRAQDRAHRIATERRHNRAARTVAHTTRLAEPPNHPGPAPPDTDHDPPPF from the coding sequence ATGTTCGAAGGGGTGCTCGATCCGGAGGTGGTGGCCCGTTTCGATGAGCACGTCGAGCGGCGCCATCCGTCGACCACTGCGGAGTCGGCGGGGTTGGTGGAGCGGATTTGTGCGGCCGCGCGGGCGGAGAACCGGGCCGCCGCCGCGCAGCTGGTGGCTGTGGGGGAGTTGTTCGCCTCTCGGTTGTCGCGGTGTTCGGAGACCGAGGACTGGGCGATCGACACCATGGAGGCGGTGGCCGCGGAGGTGGGTGCGGCGTTGCGGATCAGCCAGGCGCGCGCCGCCGGCCGGCTGCGTTATGCGCGCGCGATGCGTGAGCGGTTGCCCAAGACCGCTGCGGTGTTTGTGGCCGGCGAGATCGACTTTCGGGCGTTTTCCACGATCGTGTTCCGCACCGATCTGATCGTCGACCCCGAGGTGCTGGCGGCGGTGGATGAGTTGGTGGCGCTCAATGTGACGCGCTGGCCCTCGATGACCAGCGCCCGGCTGTCCGGGGCGGTCGATAGGATCGTGGCCCGCGTGGATACCGATGCGGTGCGCCGGCGTAAGGAGTATCAGGCCGATCGGCAGATCTCGATCGGACAGGACCAAGACGGCCTCTCGCGCATCGACGGCAGCCTGTACAGCGTCGACGCCCACGCACTGGACAAGCGGTTGACTGCGTTGGCGGCCACCGTGTGTGCCCACGATCCGCGCACCCGCGAGCAGCGCCGCGCCGACGCGTTGGGGGCGCTGGCGGCCGGGGCGGATCGGCTGGGCTGTGGCTGCGGGCTCACCGACTGCCCGGCCGCCACCCGCCCGGGCGCGGCCCCGGTGGTGATTCATGTGATCGCCGAACCCGCCACCATCAATGGCACGGGCTCGGCGCCGGCATCTGAGATGAACGCCGACGGGCTGATCACCCCCGAACTGATCGCCGAGCTCGCCACCTCGGCCAAACTGGTGGCGCTGATCCACCCCGGCGATGCCCCACCCGAGCCCGGCTATGTGCCGTCGAAGGCGTTGGCCGATTTTGTGCGGTGCCGGGATCTGACCTGCCGCTGGCCCGGCTGTGACCGGCCCGCCGTCGATTGCGATGTGGATCATTCGATCCCCTACGCCGCCGGTGGGCCCACCCATGCGGCCAACCTGAACTGCAAATGCCGAACCCATCACCTTGTGAAGACCTTTTGGGGCTGGCGGGAACGGCAACTACGCGACGGGACCCTGATTTTCACCTCACCGTCGGGGCACACCTATGTCACCACGCCGGGTAGCGCGCTGCTGTTTCCCAGCCTGTGCCGCGCGGTCGGCGGTATGCCGGCACCGGAGGCCGACCCCCCGCTCGACTACTGCGCCCACCGGACGGCGATGATGCCCAAACGCCGGCGCACCCGCGCCCAAGACCGCGCCCACCGCATCGCCACCGAACGCCGCCACAACCGCGCCGCCCGCACGGTCGCCCACACCACCCGGCTAGCCGAACCCCCCAACCACCCCGGCCCCGCCCCACCCGACACCGACCACGACCCACCACCATTCTGA